From Candidatus Edwardsbacteria bacterium RifOxyA12_full_54_48, a single genomic window includes:
- a CDS encoding Tol-Pal system beta propeller repeat protein TolB: protein MKLSTSERRPIELVVSPIQAQGKIPRETVAKVKEIIDVLSDDLAFSLYFQLIEPPDSDPGYGFKKGQVLAGSWQLLGAKMLLIPELRTEKKQEHLKIRIYDLGVGRDIFTKQIVVDHSRGQAHRICDEIIKTLTGENGVASTRIAFCQKHGQNKELAVLDYDGHNLQKLTALSTINLSPDWSPDGSRLAFISFQRNRTEIYSLDMRAWKLQAISQVEGLNTSPAWSPDGKKMALTLSRDGNAEIYLYTLDSRSLQRLTNSWAIDCSPGWSPNGRELVFTSDRPGSPQIYLMDADGSNIRRLTYQGNYNTSPVWSPKGDKIAFVSRINGLFQICAMNVTGDGYTQLTYEGDNEDPSWSPDGLHLAFSSSRTGSSQLWLMHWDGSGQKAVTNLSGALMPAWSPFPPTP, encoded by the coding sequence TTGAAGCTTTCCACCTCGGAAAGAAGGCCCATCGAGTTGGTGGTGTCCCCCATCCAGGCCCAGGGCAAGATCCCCCGGGAGACTGTCGCCAAAGTTAAAGAGATCATCGATGTGCTGTCGGACGACCTGGCCTTCTCGCTGTACTTCCAGCTGATAGAGCCCCCGGACAGCGATCCCGGGTACGGTTTTAAAAAGGGCCAGGTGCTGGCCGGATCGTGGCAGCTGCTGGGCGCCAAGATGCTGCTGATCCCGGAACTCCGCACTGAAAAGAAACAGGAACATCTGAAGATCCGGATCTATGACCTGGGCGTGGGGCGCGATATCTTCACCAAGCAGATTGTTGTTGATCATTCCCGGGGCCAGGCCCACCGGATCTGCGATGAAATAATAAAAACCCTGACCGGGGAGAACGGCGTGGCCTCCACCAGGATAGCCTTCTGCCAGAAGCACGGCCAGAACAAGGAGCTGGCCGTGCTGGACTACGACGGCCACAACCTGCAGAAACTGACCGCCCTGAGCACCATCAACCTCTCGCCCGATTGGTCCCCGGACGGAAGCCGGCTGGCCTTCATATCCTTTCAGCGCAACCGGACCGAGATCTACTCGCTGGACATGAGGGCCTGGAAGCTTCAGGCCATCTCCCAGGTCGAGGGGCTGAACACCTCCCCGGCCTGGTCTCCCGACGGGAAAAAAATGGCCCTGACCCTCTCCCGGGACGGCAATGCCGAGATATATCTTTATACCCTGGACAGCCGGTCGCTGCAGCGGCTGACCAACAGCTGGGCTATCGACTGTTCGCCGGGCTGGTCCCCCAACGGCCGGGAACTGGTGTTCACCTCAGACCGGCCGGGCAGCCCGCAGATATACCTGATGGATGCCGACGGCTCCAACATCCGGCGGCTGACCTATCAGGGAAATTACAATACCTCCCCGGTGTGGTCGCCCAAGGGCGACAAGATCGCCTTCGTCTCCCGCATCAACGGGCTGTTCCAGATCTGCGCCATGAATGTCACCGGCGACGGCTACACCCAGCTGACCTACGAGGGGGATAACGAGGACCCCTCCTGGTCGCCCGACGGCCTGCACCTGGCCTTCTCCTCCAGCCGCACCGGCAGCAGCCAGCTGTGGCTGATGCACTGGGATGGCTCCGGCCAGAAGGCCGTCACCAACCTTAGCGGGGCATTGATGCCGGCCTGGAGCCCCTTCCCGCCAACCCCCTGA
- a CDS encoding transcription elongation factor GreA, with protein MSRVVTTKEGLAKMKTELEKLVSVDRPNVSAALAHARSLGDLSENSEYHAAKEKQGMIERKIRQLQTDLTNAEVIDQSKLAKGVVVFGKTVKVKDLGDGSQETYILVGQHEGDFDQGKISVESPIGKGLLGKKVGEVAEIQVPAGTIKYKIISIV; from the coding sequence ATGTCCAGAGTGGTGACCACCAAAGAGGGCCTGGCCAAAATGAAGACCGAGCTGGAAAAACTGGTGTCGGTGGACCGGCCCAATGTCTCGGCGGCCCTGGCCCATGCCCGAAGCTTGGGCGACCTTTCGGAGAATTCCGAATACCATGCCGCCAAGGAAAAGCAGGGCATGATCGAACGGAAGATCCGCCAGCTGCAGACCGACCTGACCAATGCCGAGGTGATCGACCAGAGCAAGCTGGCCAAGGGGGTGGTGGTCTTCGGCAAGACCGTCAAGGTCAAGGACCTGGGCGACGGCTCGCAGGAGACCTACATCCTGGTGGGGCAGCATGAGGGAGATTTCGACCAGGGCAAGATCTCGGTGGAGAGCCCCATCGGCAAGGGCCTGCTGGGAAAAAAGGTGGGAGAGGTGGCGGAGATACAGGTGCCGGCCGGCACCATCAAATACAAGATAATATCTATCGTCTAG
- a CDS encoding 4Fe-4S ferredoxin, which yields MKRKIVQIDQDKCNGCGECIPNCAEGALQIVDGKARLVSDKYCDGLGACLGHCPQDAIKIIEREAEGYDENIVGVIRESPLRDKINNSPACACPGSQIRQQKPSPATSNDTTVNSQLAHWPIQLHLVPVNAPFFQNADLLIAASCLPFSYGDFHRVMLAGKSLIIACPKLDRTEPYLEKLTGIFRQNDIRSITVAIMEVPCCQGLLRLVRQALKDSGKRMSITVETITVKGERL from the coding sequence ATGAAACGCAAGATCGTCCAAATAGACCAGGATAAATGCAACGGCTGCGGAGAATGCATTCCCAACTGCGCGGAGGGCGCGCTGCAGATAGTGGACGGCAAGGCCCGGCTGGTCAGCGACAAATACTGCGACGGGCTGGGAGCCTGCCTGGGGCATTGCCCCCAGGATGCCATAAAGATAATCGAGCGCGAGGCCGAGGGATATGATGAAAATATTGTAGGGGTGATTCGTGAATCGCCCCTACGGGATAAAATAAACAATTCCCCGGCCTGCGCCTGCCCCGGATCGCAGATCCGACAGCAAAAGCCGTCCCCGGCAACTTCAAACGACACAACTGTAAACTCTCAGCTGGCCCACTGGCCCATCCAACTGCACCTGGTGCCGGTCAACGCCCCATTCTTTCAAAATGCCGACCTGCTGATCGCCGCCTCCTGCCTGCCTTTCTCCTACGGGGATTTCCACCGGGTGATGCTGGCCGGCAAGTCTCTGATCATAGCCTGTCCCAAGCTGGACCGTACCGAGCCCTATCTGGAAAAGCTGACCGGGATCTTCCGGCAGAACGATATCCGGTCGATCACCGTGGCCATCATGGAGGTGCCCTGCTGCCAGGGCCTGCTGCGGCTGGTGCGTCAGGCTTTGAAGGATTCCGGCAAACGGATGTCCATCACGGTGGAGACCATCACGGTCAAAGGGGAGAGGCTGTGA
- a CDS encoding 5-(carboxyamino)imidazole ribonucleotide mutase, whose protein sequence is MPDIKVAVLMGSDSDLPVMEKAIETLKEFGIKPQVMILSAHRVPDKVAEFTKSARGNGFECIIAGAGLAAHLAGAAAAHTTLPVIGVPLKSGALAGVDALYATVQMPSGIPVATVAIDGAKNAAILAAQILSIKYPDIARKLEDMRAGMRREVEKKSAEAELRYN, encoded by the coding sequence ATGCCCGATATCAAGGTGGCGGTACTGATGGGCTCCGACAGCGATCTCCCGGTGATGGAAAAAGCCATCGAGACCCTGAAGGAATTCGGAATAAAGCCCCAGGTGATGATCCTCTCCGCCCACCGGGTTCCCGATAAAGTGGCCGAGTTTACCAAAAGCGCCCGCGGCAATGGTTTTGAGTGCATCATCGCCGGGGCCGGGCTGGCCGCCCACCTGGCCGGTGCGGCGGCCGCCCACACCACACTGCCGGTGATCGGCGTCCCGCTGAAGTCCGGCGCCCTGGCCGGGGTGGACGCCCTGTATGCCACGGTCCAGATGCCCTCCGGCATCCCGGTGGCCACCGTGGCCATCGACGGGGCCAAAAATGCCGCCATCCTGGCGGCCCAGATACTGTCCATCAAATACCCCGACATCGCCCGGAAACTGGAGGATATGCGGGCCGGGATGCGCCGGGAGGTGGAGAAAAAATCCGCCGAAGCGGAGCTGAGATACAATTAG
- a CDS encoding phosphoribosylaminoimidazolesuccinocarboxamide synthase, whose protein sequence is MKTITQTDFPELKKISQGKVRDIYDLGENLLIVATDRISAFDVVLPDAIPCKGYVLTQISKFWFQKMSSLMPNHLISVDVTDFPAECHKYKEELEGRSMLVKKAQPLPVECIVRGYLTGSGLKDYQKSGMVCGIELPEGLVESSRLESPIFTPSTKAEIGSHDQNIPFEKMSEILGREKAGLVKKLSLEIYGAARKIGEEKGIIIADTKFEMGDFEGELILIDEVLTPDSSRFWPRAGYQAGRSQPSFDKQFVRDYLSTLAWNKQAPGPELPQEVIAKTSDKYLEALDILAGIKPTI, encoded by the coding sequence ATGAAGACCATCACCCAGACCGATTTCCCGGAACTTAAAAAGATCTCCCAGGGCAAGGTGCGCGACATCTACGATCTGGGAGAAAATCTGCTGATAGTGGCCACCGACCGCATCTCGGCCTTCGACGTGGTCCTGCCCGACGCCATCCCCTGCAAGGGCTACGTGCTGACCCAGATCTCAAAATTCTGGTTTCAAAAAATGTCATCCCTCATGCCCAACCATCTTATAAGTGTCGACGTGACCGATTTTCCCGCCGAATGTCATAAATACAAGGAGGAGCTGGAGGGCCGCTCCATGCTGGTCAAAAAGGCCCAGCCCCTGCCGGTGGAATGCATCGTCCGGGGATACCTGACCGGTTCGGGGCTGAAGGATTACCAGAAGAGCGGCATGGTCTGCGGAATAGAACTTCCCGAAGGGCTGGTGGAATCCAGTCGGCTGGAGAGCCCCATATTCACCCCCTCCACCAAGGCCGAGATCGGCAGCCATGACCAGAACATCCCCTTTGAAAAGATGTCTGAGATCCTGGGAAGAGAAAAGGCCGGCCTGGTCAAAAAGCTGTCCCTGGAGATCTACGGCGCCGCCCGGAAGATCGGCGAGGAGAAGGGCATCATCATCGCCGACACCAAGTTCGAGATGGGGGACTTTGAAGGGGAGCTGATCCTGATAGACGAGGTGCTGACCCCCGATTCCTCGCGTTTCTGGCCCAGGGCCGGGTATCAGGCCGGAAGATCGCAGCCCAGTTTCGACAAGCAGTTCGTCAGGGACTATCTGAGCACCCTGGCCTGGAACAAGCAGGCGCCGGGCCCGGAGCTGCCCCAAGAGGTCATCGCAAAGACCAGTGATAAATATCTTGAAGCATTGGATATCCTGGCCGGAATAAAACCGACCATCTGA
- a CDS encoding iron-sulfur cluster-binding protein, giving the protein MVRSKVAVLKVTPENILQDIARLMELAGFRESLDPQNATIIKDNISWHYPFPAANTTPWQLEGVVKTLRDAGYKDICCVQNKTVVTDAFKGEDLNRYLPILRKHSVPVLYNFRDEDMKWVPYAPRTRMLVLDKIFPEGILVPDYFSGRNIVHLPTMKCHIYTTTTGAIKNAFGGLLNTRRHYAHSWIHQVLVDLLAIQQEIHPGLFAVMDGTTAGNGPGPRTMHPVIKDYMLASADQVAIDAVSAKMMGFDPMRIEYIRLAHEQGLGCGRLEEMELVGDDISGENWNFRVGKNLVRRVGGDMIWFGPLKGMQNIFFRTPLVHLFILASEIYHDYLRWPLLDSRLYRRWLKNTPWGRLFGSYPER; this is encoded by the coding sequence ATGGTGCGATCCAAAGTAGCAGTATTGAAGGTCACTCCGGAGAACATTTTGCAGGATATCGCCCGGCTGATGGAACTGGCCGGTTTCCGGGAAAGCCTGGACCCCCAAAACGCCACCATCATCAAGGACAATATCTCCTGGCATTACCCCTTCCCGGCGGCCAACACCACCCCCTGGCAGCTGGAGGGGGTCGTCAAGACCCTGCGGGATGCCGGGTATAAGGATATCTGCTGCGTGCAGAACAAGACCGTGGTCACCGACGCCTTCAAGGGCGAGGACCTCAACCGCTATCTGCCCATCCTGAGAAAACACTCCGTCCCGGTGCTGTACAATTTCAGGGATGAGGATATGAAATGGGTGCCCTATGCGCCCCGGACCAGGATGCTGGTTCTGGACAAGATATTTCCCGAAGGGATACTGGTCCCGGACTATTTCTCCGGCAGGAACATCGTCCATCTGCCGACCATGAAATGCCACATCTACACCACCACCACCGGGGCCATAAAGAACGCCTTCGGCGGGCTGCTTAACACCCGGCGGCACTACGCCCATTCCTGGATCCACCAGGTGCTGGTGGACCTGCTGGCCATCCAGCAGGAGATCCACCCCGGCCTTTTCGCGGTAATGGATGGGACCACCGCCGGCAACGGGCCGGGCCCCCGCACCATGCACCCGGTGATCAAGGATTATATGCTGGCCTCGGCCGACCAGGTGGCCATCGACGCCGTATCGGCCAAAATGATGGGCTTCGACCCCATGAGGATAGAATATATCCGGCTGGCCCATGAGCAGGGTTTGGGCTGCGGCCGGCTGGAGGAGATGGAGCTGGTGGGCGACGACATCTCCGGGGAGAACTGGAATTTCAGGGTGGGCAAGAACCTGGTGCGCCGGGTGGGTGGCGATATGATCTGGTTCGGCCCCTTAAAGGGCATGCAGAACATCTTTTTCCGCACCCCGCTGGTTCATCTGTTCATCCTGGCCTCGGAGATCTATCATGACTACCTGCGCTGGCCGCTGCTGGACAGCAGGCTCTACCGCCGATGGCTGAAGAATACGCCATGGGGCCGGCTTTTCGGCAGTTACCCCGAGAGGTGA